The following coding sequences lie in one Rutidosis leptorrhynchoides isolate AG116_Rl617_1_P2 chromosome 6, CSIRO_AGI_Rlap_v1, whole genome shotgun sequence genomic window:
- the LOC139854503 gene encoding uncharacterized protein, whose product MRQRHWVELLNDYDCKIFYHRGKTNVVAYIFNTKDKAKSLRVRALNMTFRTNLTSQIRDAQLEALTQENITTESLKGLDKQFVIRDDRTHYFANRIWVDIVNYVGKCLTCAKEKAEHQRPSGLLTQPDIPQGNGNVLLWTLSLNRLTKSAHFLPIKETDKMEKLAQVYLKNGWDRHLPLAEFSCSNSYHTSIKVASFKMLYGRKCRSPICWSELGDSQLTGPEIIHNTTEKIV is encoded by the exons atgagacaaagaCATTGGGTAGAACTACTGAATGACTACGACTGTAAGATTTTCTACCATCGTGGCAAGACTAATGTTGTCGCATATATCTTTAATACGAAGGATAAAGCTAAATCTCTcagagttagagcattgaacatgaCCTTCCGAACGAATCTTACTTCTCAAATCCGCGATGCACAACTAGAGGCTTTAACGCAAGAGAATATTACTACTGAATCTCTCAAGGGCCTAGATAAACAGTTTGTTATTAGAGATGATAGAACTCACTACTTTGCTAATAGAATCTGG GTCGATATCGTTAACTATGTTGGTAAATGCTTGACATGTGCTAAGGAAAAGgcagaacatcagagaccttcaggACTGTTGACACAACCAGATATTCCCCaaggaaatgggaatgtattactatggactttatcactaa atcgactcaccaaATCAGCTCATTTTCTACCAATTAAAGAGacagataaaatggagaagttggcacaagtTTACCTAAA GaacggatgggatagacatctaccactTGCAGAATTCTCGTGCAGCAacagttatcacacgagtattaaggTCGCGTCTTTCAAGATGTTATACGGGAGAAAGTGTAGATCACCTATATGCTGGAGTGAATTAGGGGACAGTCAATTGACAGGACCCGAGATTATTCATAATACTACTGAAAAGATTGTGTAG